Proteins encoded together in one Camelus dromedarius isolate mCamDro1 chromosome 11, mCamDro1.pat, whole genome shotgun sequence window:
- the HSP90B1 gene encoding endoplasmin — translation MKALWVLGLCCVLLTFGSVRAEDEVDVDGTVEEDLGKSREGSRTDDEVVQREEEAIQLDGLNASQIRELREKSEKFAFQAEVNRMMKLIINSLYKNKEIFLRELISNASDALDKIRLISLTDENALAGNEELTVKIKCDKEKNLLHVTDTGVGMTREELVKNLGTIAKSGTSEFLNKMTEAQEDGQSTSELIGQFGVGFYSAFLVADKVIVTSKHNNDTQHIWESDSNEFSVIADPRGNTLGRGTTITLVLKEEASDYLELDTIKNLVKKYSQFINFPIYVWSSKTETVEEPMEEEEAAKEEKEESDDEAAVEEEEEEKKPKTKKVEKTVWDWELMNDIKPIWQRPSKEVEDDEYKAFYKSFSKESDDPMAYIHFTAEGEVTFKSILFVPTSAPRGLFDEYGSKKSDYIKLYVRRVFITDDFHDMMPKYLNFVKGVVDSDDLPLNVSRETLQQHKLLKVIRKKLVRKTLDMIKKIADEKYNDTFWKEFGTNIKLGVIEDHSNRTRLAKLLRFQSSHHPSDITSLDQYVERMKEKQDKIYFMAGSSRKEAESSPFVERLLKKGYEVIYLTEPVDEYCIQALPEFDGKRFQNVAKEGVKFDESEKSKESREAIEKEFEPLLSWMKDKALKDKIEKAVVSQRLTESPCALVASQYGWSGNMERIMKAQAYQTGKDISTNYYASQKKTFEINPRHPLIRDMLRRVKEDEDDKTVSDLAVVLFETATLRSGYLLPDTKAYGDRIERMLRLSLNIDPDAKVEEEPEEEPEETAEDTTEDTEQDDEEEVDAGMDEEERETAEKSTAEKDEL, via the exons ATGAAGGCCCTGTGGGTGCTGGGCCTCTGCTGCGTTTTGCTGACCTTCG GGTCAGTCCGAGCTGAGGATGAAGTCGATGTGGATGGTACAGTGGAAGAAGATTTGGGTAAAAGTAGAGAAGGCTCCAGGACAGATGATGAAGTAGTACAGAG AGAGGAAGAAGCTATTCAGTTGGATGGATTAAATGCATCCCAAATAAGAGAACTtagagagaaatcagaaaagtTTGCCTTCCAAGCTGAAGTTAACAGAATGATGAAACTTATCATCAATTCATTGTATAAAAACAAAGAG ATTTTCCTGAGAGAACTGATTTCAAATGCTTCTGACGCTTTAGATAAGATAAGGCTGATATCACTGACTGATGAAAATGCTCTTGCTGGAAATGAGGAATTAACAGTCAAAATTAAG TGTGACAAGGAGAAGAACCTGCTCCATGTCACAGACACTGGTGTAGGAATGACCCGGGAAGAGTTGGTTAAGAACCTTGGTACCATAGCCAAATCTGGGACAAGCgagtttttaaacaaaatgactgAGGCACAAGAAGATGGCCAGTCAACTTCGGAATTGATCGGCCAGTTTGGTGTCGGTTTCTATTCTGCCTTCCTTGTAGCAGATAAGGTTATTGTCACATCGAAACACAACAACGACACCCAGCACATCTGGGAGTCCGACTCCAATGAATTTTCTGTAATTGCTGACCCCAGAGGAAACACTCTAGGACGGGGAACGACAATTAC CCTTGTTTTAAAAGAAGAAGCATCTGATTACCTTGAATTGGATACAATTAAAAATCTCGTGAAAAAATATTCACAGTTCATAAACTTTCCTATTTATGTATGGAGCAGCAAG ACTGAAACTGTTGAGGAACCCatggaagaagaagaagcagcaaaggaagaaaaagaagaatcagatgATGAAGCTGcagtagaagaagaagaagaagaaaagaaaccgAAAACTAAAAAA GTTGAAAAAACTGTCTGGGACTGGGAACTTATGAATGATATCAAACCAATATGGCAGAGACCATCAAAAGAAGTAGAAGATGATGAATACAAAGCTTTCTACAAATCATTTTCAAAG GAAAGTGATGACCCCATGGCATATATCCACTTTACTGCTGAAGGAGAAGTTACCTTCAAATCAATTTTATTCGTACCTACATCAGCTCCACGTGGTCTGTTTGATGAATATGGATCCAAGAAGAGCGATTACATTAAG CTATATGTGCGCCGAGTGTTCATCACAGACGACTTCCATGATATGATGCCCAAGTACCTTAATTTTGTCAAGGGTGTT GTGGACTCAGATGATCTCCCCTTGAATGTTTCCCGTGAGACTCTTCAGCAACATAAACTGCTTAAG GTGATTAGAAAGAAGCTTGTCCGTAAAACTCTAGACATGATCAAGAAGATTGCTGATGAGAAATACAATGATACTTTTTGGAAAGAATTTGGTACAAACATCAAGCTTGGTGTGATTGAAGACCACTCAAATCGGACACGTCTTGCTAAACTTCTCAGATTCCAGTCTTCTCATCATCCAAGTGATATTACTAGTCTAGACCAATACGTGGAAAGAATGAAGGAGAAGCAGGACAAAATCTACTTCATGGCTGGGTCCAGCAGAAAAGAG GCTGAATCTTCTCCATTTGTTGAGCGACTTCTGAAAAAGGGCTATGAAGTGATCTATCTCACAGAACCTGTGGACGAATACTGCATTCAGGCTCTTCCTGAGTTTGATGGGAAGAGGTTCCAGAATGTTGCCAAGGAAGGAGTGAAGTTTGATGAAAGTGAGAAAAGTAAGGAGAGTCGTGAAGCAATTGAGAAAGAATTTGAGCCTCTGCTCAGTTGGATGAAAGATAAAGCCCTCAAGGACAAG ATTGAAAAGGCTGTGGTATCTCAGCGCCTGACAGAGTCTCCTTGTGCTCTTGTCGCCAGCCAGTACGGGTGGTCTGGCAACATGGAGAGAATCATGAAAGCTCAAGCATACCAAACGGGCAAGGACATCTCTACAAA TTATTATGCCAGccagaagaaaacatttgaaattaacCCCAGACATCCACTGATCAGAGACATGCTTCGACGAGTTAAG GAAGATGAAGATGATAAAACAGTTTCGGATCTTGCTGTAGTTTTGTTTGAAACAGCAACACTGCGGTCAGGATACCTTTTACCAGACACTAAAGCGTATGGAGATAGAATAGAAAGAATGCTTCGTCTCAGCTTAAACATTGATCCTGATGCAAag GTGGAAGAAGAACCCGAAGAAGAACCTGAAGAAACAGCAGAGGACACCACAGAAGACACAGAGCAAGATGACGAGGAAGAAGTGGATGCAGGAATGGATGAAGAAGAACGAGAAACAGCAGAG aaaTCTACAGCTGAAAAAGATGAACTGTAA